The proteins below are encoded in one region of Garra rufa chromosome 12, GarRuf1.0, whole genome shotgun sequence:
- the ccr7 gene encoding C-C chemokine receptor type 7, with the protein MHAFTVFCPLLLIWSCQIKKSWSNEFNETTEHPMDEKPTEYEYSTETVDYDDLEFICDRGSNRSFRAWFLPTIYTIICLMALVGNFLVILTYLYFKRLKTMTDVYLLNLAMADLLFAISLPFWAASFMSKWHLGPIPCKAMFTIYKVSFFSGMFLLTCISVDRYFSITKAVSAHRCRSSAVFYGQVSSLVTWVMAVIFSVPDMVFSEVNVNGTCTADGNNFADYRIRMLLSQMVLGFILPAFVMGFCYICIIKTLTQAKNFERNKAFKVIIAVVSVFVFSQLPYNVVMGVYTQETTDCNKDKSRLYALDVTRAVAFLRCCVNPFLYAFIGVKFRNDLLKLLKDLGCIKKSHLMYTHCGKRRSSVGLDTETTTTFSP; encoded by the exons ATGCATGCGTTTACTG TTTTTTGCCCTTTGCTGCTGATATGGTCGTGCCAGATAAAG AAAAGCTGGTCCAATGAGTTCAATGAGACTACTGAACACCCTATGGACGAAAAACCAACAGAGTATGAGTATTCCACAGAAACGGTGGACTATGACGATCTTGAATTCATCTGCGACAGAGGCTCCAACCGTTCCTTCCGCGCCTGGTTCCTGCCCACCATCTACACGATCATCTGCCTCATGGCCCTTGTGGGAAACTTTCTGGTCATCCTGACCTACCTTTACTTCAAGAGGCTGAAGACGATGACTGACGTCTACCTGCTCAACCTAGCCATGGCTGACCTGCTGTTTGCAATCTCTCTCCCCTTCTGGGCAGCTAGTTTCATGAGCAAGTGGCATTTGGGTCCGATTCCATGCAAGGCCATGTTCACCATCTACAAGGTCAGCTTCTTCAGTGGCATGTTCCTTCTTACCTGTATCAGCGTAGATCGCTATTTCTCCATAACGAAGGCAGTCTCAGCTCATCGCTGTCGCTCCAGCGCTGTGTTTTATGGACAGGTGTCTTCTCTGGTGACTTGGGTGATGGCTGTGATCTTTTCGGTACCTGACATGGTGTTCTCTGAAGTTAACGTCAATGGCACCTGTACAGCAGATGGCAACAACTTTGCAGACTACCGCATTAGGATGCTGCTAAGTCAGATGGTCCTCGGTTTTATTCTTCCAGCGTTTGTCATGGGGTTCTGTTACATCTGCATCATCAAGACCCTTACCCAAGCCAAGAACTTTGAGAGGAATAAAGCCTTTAAGGTCATCATTGCAGTGGTATCTGTCTTTGTGTTCAGTCAGTTACCCTACAATGTAGTCATGGGAGTATACACTCAGGAAACAACAGATTGCAACAAGGACAAGAGTCGTCTTTACGCTTTGGATGTGACCAGAGCCGTGGCTTTCCTGCGCTGCTGTGTGAACCCTTTCCTGTACGCCTTCATTGGGGTAAAGTTTCGCAATGATCTCCTGAAGCTTCTGAAGGACTTGGGATGTATCAAAAAGAGCCACCTCATGTACACCCACTGCGGTAAACGAAGATCCTCTGTTGGCCTGGACACTGAAACCACAACAACGTTTTCCCCCTGA